GCAGCTTGTCTGCAAGAGAAAGACTGATTTTACGGTCCTGGTTACCGTCGCGGAGAGTCGTGTCGTAGAGAAAAACTTTCATGAGTTGTAATTACTTTTTCTTTTTGTCTTTACCGTAATAGCCGTACTTGCCGTAGCCATAGCTGCCGTAGCCGTAGCCATGACCGTCGGATTCGCAATGGTTCATCACGAAGGCGCGAGCCTTGCCTTCGCAGCAGCGGTCGAGCTTCATCATGGATTCCTTGATCTGGTCCATGGTATGCTTGCCGTAATGGAGCACGGACAAGGCGAAGTCCACAATCGGGTAAATGAGTTCGGAATCGGTGACGAGTTCCAGAGGAGGCGTGTCCACGATAATGATATCGAACTTGGACTTGGCTTCTTCCAAAAGGTTCTTGAAGGTTTCGCCGCGCAAGAGTTCGCTCGGGGAAACGTCGGTCTTACCGGCACCAAGCACATACAGGTTCTTGGTAATGGAATCGGCCACAGCGTTATCCAAGGAGCACTTGCCTTCGAGCACATCGCCAAGGCCCTGCTTGCGGTGGCTGTACACCACGCCGCGGCGCATGTCGGCATCAATGAGCAAAGTCTTTTTGCCAGAGCCTGCAAAAAGGGCAGAAACGTTCTTGGACACAAAGGACTTGCCCACGCCCGGAATCATACCCGTCACCATCATGACGCGCAAATCGTTCGTTGCAAATTCAATAGCCGTATAAAGAGAACGCAGCGCTTCGCTCGACGGCGAATCGGGATCGTCTTCAACCAGGGGCTTCGTGTTTTTGCCCTTGTTGCGCTTGAGGAGGATTGCGTTTTCGGCCTTCGGAATCTTGGCGTACACGCTAATACCCGTTTCACGTTCAATTTCAAGAGAGCTGCGGACGCCACGCTTGGTCATCTGCAACAGGTAAAGCAGCAAGGCTCCCAACAGGAAGGAACCGCCTACGCAACCTGCAAACACAACCTTCTTATTCGGCTTAGAGGGTCTACGTTCAATCTGAGCATAGTCCACAATGCGCACGTTACCGACTTCACCGGCACGCACCACGCGCAGCTGCTGGATGTTATTCAACATGGCCGTATACTGGGCATTGTTCACAGCCACTTCTTCTTGCAGGCTACGAACGTCTTGCTGCGTTTTCGGCATGTTTTCGGCAGACTTCTTGAGTCGAGAAAGTTCGGCACGCAGGCGGTTCTGCTGCTGCACAATCGTCTGCACGGAGGGGTGTTCTTCCTTGAACAAGCGAGTGGCTTCTTGGCGCTGCTGTTCCAGTTCCAAGACCTGCTTTTCAAGTTCCGAAACCTTTTCCAAGTGGACTCTGGTTTCGCCCGTCATGTCCACGGAACCGATCTTCAAACGGTAATCGGCCAGGTTCTTTTCGGCCGTATCGAGTTTAGCCTTCACGCCCGGGAGCTGTTCTTCCAGGAATTCCAAAGTCTTTTCGGCTTCGGCACTGCGCATTTCCACATTCTGGCGCAGGTAGATATTGGCAATGGTATTCAGGACCGAAGCAGCTTTGTCTGCATAGCGGTTGGTGTAAGACACGCCGATAATGCCCGTCTGCTTGCCGCGTTCGGACACGTCGAGCTGTTTAACCAAGCCTCGGACCGCATCTAGCGGTTCGGACTGCACGATAGCGAACACCTGTCCCGGCCTTGCCAGCAGGTGCTTCACGTGAATTCGGAGCGTGTCGCCGCCATAGGGAGCAGAGAGGGCCTCGCCCACCTTACCCTGCAAAAGCTTGACGCCTTCGGGAGTGAACACGGCGATTTCATCTTCGCCCACCACATGAGCCATCCACTTTTCATCGCGTGCGATTTCGGGGATGTACAAGTCTTCGAGATCCATGCGGCCTTCCGTATGGAGCAAGCGGTCGATGATTCCCTTCGGGTAGGCGTTAAAACAAAGGTGTTCCTTTTCGACCACATAGTTCAAGACCATGCGGCTCTTCAAAAGTTCGATTTCGGCTTCGGCAGGGCTGGCCACATCCAAAAGGGCACCCATTTCGCCCATGGCCTTACCGGCCTTGTTACCCTTCACGTCAATCTGCAAAAGAGCGTCGCTCGTATACTGGGGGCGCATAAAGTTGGATGCCAAAAAGCCTACGGCGCAGCCCACCGCAATACAACAAGCCAAGAAGAATTTGTGCTTCAGCAACAAACCCAAGACTTCAAGGATATCGATTTCATCGTCTTCCTTATGCTTTGCCGGTGAGCTCGATCCCATTGAATTGTACTGATTATTCGGTTCCATTTTCATCCTTTCTTGATCTTCTTTTATAAAAAATAGAAAAAGAGGCCGCAGAGCATGTCCGCGACCTCTTTGTATAAGCTAGAAAAGCTTTATTTCTTCTTAGCGGTCTTCTTAGCCGGAGCCTTCTTAGCAGGGGCCTTCTTTGCAGAAGCCTTGCAGAACTTCACGTAGGCAGCGAGAGTGTCGCAGAACACTTCGTCCGGAGTGTTGTCGCCGTTGATGCGGCTGATGATGGACTTGCTGTACTTGCCGAGCACCTTAGCGGTGGATTCCTTGTAAACCTTGAGACGGTTCTTGATCACGGCTTCGTCGGCGTCGTCCTTACGGCCTTCGATCTTGGCGCGGTTCAGGAGGCGAGCCACGATGGTCTTTTCGTCCTTGATGTCGAGCACGAAGATGTGCTTCACGTCGACCACGGATTCAATGAGCTTGACCTGAGCAACAGTGCGAGGAATACCGTCGAGGAGGAGGGTGTCCTTATCCGGATTTACCTTGTTCGTATTGACGAGGCCTTCGATGAAGCGGCCGAAGATTTCGACAGTAGCTTCATCCGGAACCAAGAGGCCCTTGCTGGAGTAAGAAGCAAGGAGCTTGCCAGATTCGCTGGACGGGGCAATGCCACGGAAGATGTCACCCGTGGAAATGTGCTTGAGGGACGTAGTAGCAGCGAGCTTTGCGCCGACGGTACCCTTGCCGGAACCCGGTGCGCCAAAGATAAGAACTGCAGGAATTTTAGCCATTGTGTTAACCTCTTGGGTTTAGTGTTGAAAATTCGGGACTAAAGATAGTAAAAAGTAGGAAGTAGACAGTAGGCAGTAGACAGTAATTAGCTAGGCAACGCTTCGGAAGTGAACTTCAGCTTATTGTTTTCGACGTCGATGGAGATGGTCGAGAAGTCCTTGTAGATTCCAAGCAACAGGCCTTCGGCGATTTCGTCTTCGACCAGGTTCTGAATCGAGCGGCGAATCGGGCGCGCACCGAGAGCAGAATCGTAGTTGTTCGAGACGATGAATTCCTTAGCGGCTTCGGAAACTTCCAAGAGGATTCCGCGTTCCGACAGATTCTTCTGCAAGAACGTGAGCTGGATATCCACCACGGAGGTCAACTCCTTCTTGCCGAGCGCACGGAACACAATCTGTTCGTCGATACGGTTCAAGAATTCCGGAGAGAACACGCGCTTGACTTCTTCGCGAATAGCGGTTTCCATACGTTCGTAGTCGTCGGTCTCGCCCATCTTGGTAAAGCCCATGCCGCTGCTGTGACGCACTTCGCGAGCGCCAGCGTTACTCGTCATGATGATGATGGTGTTCTTGAAGTTGATCTTGCGACCGTAACTATCCGTAAGGATACCGTCGTCCAAAATCTGCAACAGCAAGTTGTAAATGTCCGGATGCGCCTTCTCGATTTCGTCGAGGAGAACCACGCAGTAGGGGCGCTTGCGCACCTTTTCGCTGAGCTGTCCACCGCTGTCTTCGAAGCCTACGTATCCCGGAGGAGCACCAATCAAGCGGCTAATGCTATGCTTTTCCATGTATTCGCTCATATCGATACGAATCATGGATTCTTCGCTGCCGAAAATCGTCTGCGAAAGCACCTTGGCAAGCTCTGTCTTGCCCACGCCCGTGGGGCCGAGGAACAAGAAGCTGCCCATCGGTCGCTTGGTGTCGCGAATGCCGGCGCGAGTACGACGAATCGCTTTAACGACGGCATCCACTGCCTGATCCTGACCGATGATGCGTTCCTTGATTTCGTCGCCCAGCTTCAAGAGCTTCTGCGTTTCCTCGCCCGCTAGGCGACTTACGGGAATGCCCGTCATCTTGCTGATGCAATCGCGGATTTCATTTTCATCCACCACCGGGAAGTCCGCGGAATCTTCCTTGTTCAAGGCTTCGCGGCGTTCGGCGATGCGGCTCGTCAAATCTTCAATCTTGTCGCGGAGGGTCGCTGCGGTTTCGTACTGCTGGTCAGCAATCGCCTCTTCTTTCTTGAGCATGGTCGCGGCAAGTTCATCTTCCATTTCCTTAAGGTCTTGCGGCGTACGAATCGAATTCAAGCGTACGCGTGCGCCTGCTTCGTCGAGCACGTCGATTGCCTTATCGGGCAAGAAGCGGTCACTGATGTAACGTTCGGCGAGCGTTACCGCCGCGCGAATCGCTTCGGGCGTGTAATGCACCTTATGGTGCTGCTCGTACTTCGGGCGCAGTCCTTCGAGAATCTGAATGGAATCTTCGGAGTTCGGCGGATTCACCACAATCGTCTGGAAGCGGCGTTCGAGCGCGGCGTCCTTTTCGATGTACTTGCGGTATTCGTCGATGGTCGTAGCGCCAATGCACTGAAGTTCGCCACGAGCGAGAGCCGGCTTAAAGATGTTGCTTGCATCGAGGCTGCCTTCGGAGCCGCCCGCACCTACGATGGTGTGAAGCTCATCGATAAAGAGAATCACCGAGTTGTCGACGCGCTGAAGTTCCATAATCAGGCCCTTCACGCGTTCTTCGAACTGGCCGCGGTACTTTGTACCTGCGACCATGGCGGCCACGTCGAGCGTGACCACGCGCTTGTTCATCAAAAGTTCCGGAATCTTCTTCTGGACAATCTTCTGGGCAAGGCCTTCGATAATCGCCGTCTTACCTACGCCCGGTTCACCGATGAGTGCCGGGTTGTTCTTTTTGCGACGGCAAAGAATCTGAATC
The nucleotide sequence above comes from Fibrobacter sp. UWT2. Encoded proteins:
- a CDS encoding nucleoside monophosphate kinase, whose protein sequence is MAKIPAVLIFGAPGSGKGTVGAKLAATTSLKHISTGDIFRGIAPSSESGKLLASYSSKGLLVPDEATVEIFGRFIEGLVNTNKVNPDKDTLLLDGIPRTVAQVKLIESVVDVKHIFVLDIKDEKTIVARLLNRAKIEGRKDDADEAVIKNRLKVYKESTAKVLGKYSKSIISRINGDNTPDEVFCDTLAAYVKFCKASAKKAPAKKAPAKKTAKKK
- a CDS encoding polysaccharide biosynthesis tyrosine autokinase, which translates into the protein MEPNNQYNSMGSSSPAKHKEDDEIDILEVLGLLLKHKFFLACCIAVGCAVGFLASNFMRPQYTSDALLQIDVKGNKAGKAMGEMGALLDVASPAEAEIELLKSRMVLNYVVEKEHLCFNAYPKGIIDRLLHTEGRMDLEDLYIPEIARDEKWMAHVVGEDEIAVFTPEGVKLLQGKVGEALSAPYGGDTLRIHVKHLLARPGQVFAIVQSEPLDAVRGLVKQLDVSERGKQTGIIGVSYTNRYADKAASVLNTIANIYLRQNVEMRSAEAEKTLEFLEEQLPGVKAKLDTAEKNLADYRLKIGSVDMTGETRVHLEKVSELEKQVLELEQQRQEATRLFKEEHPSVQTIVQQQNRLRAELSRLKKSAENMPKTQQDVRSLQEEVAVNNAQYTAMLNNIQQLRVVRAGEVGNVRIVDYAQIERRPSKPNKKVVFAGCVGGSFLLGALLLYLLQMTKRGVRSSLEIERETGISVYAKIPKAENAILLKRNKGKNTKPLVEDDPDSPSSEALRSLYTAIEFATNDLRVMMVTGMIPGVGKSFVSKNVSALFAGSGKKTLLIDADMRRGVVYSHRKQGLGDVLEGKCSLDNAVADSITKNLYVLGAGKTDVSPSELLRGETFKNLLEEAKSKFDIIIVDTPPLELVTDSELIYPIVDFALSVLHYGKHTMDQIKESMMKLDRCCEGKARAFVMNHCESDGHGYGYGSYGYGKYGYYGKDKKKK
- a CDS encoding ATP-dependent Clp protease ATP-binding subunit; protein product: MSDINGIFSKKAKAVLQAARIAARNLGSDSVTTEHLLLGLVREDSGFAAETLRALKINLNELGENVQRSLSSNGGIMTVGDAHGALLSFTTRCKAALFNAAKIAKEEGDQYIGPEHLMLAILQQAESPAAGTLSTFGVTYENFESTLQQIKREAMNGQPSGEDGENAEDDDRFAGQGRGAESRQQLRSQSRSKTPILDHFGRDLTALAKQGKLDPIIGRSREIERLIQILCRRKKNNPALIGEPGVGKTAIIEGLAQKIVQKKIPELLMNKRVVTLDVAAMVAGTKYRGQFEERVKGLIMELQRVDNSVILFIDELHTIVGAGGSEGSLDASNIFKPALARGELQCIGATTIDEYRKYIEKDAALERRFQTIVVNPPNSEDSIQILEGLRPKYEQHHKVHYTPEAIRAAVTLAERYISDRFLPDKAIDVLDEAGARVRLNSIRTPQDLKEMEDELAATMLKKEEAIADQQYETAATLRDKIEDLTSRIAERREALNKEDSADFPVVDENEIRDCISKMTGIPVSRLAGEETQKLLKLGDEIKERIIGQDQAVDAVVKAIRRTRAGIRDTKRPMGSFLFLGPTGVGKTELAKVLSQTIFGSEESMIRIDMSEYMEKHSISRLIGAPPGYVGFEDSGGQLSEKVRKRPYCVVLLDEIEKAHPDIYNLLLQILDDGILTDSYGRKINFKNTIIIMTSNAGAREVRHSSGMGFTKMGETDDYERMETAIREEVKRVFSPEFLNRIDEQIVFRALGKKELTSVVDIQLTFLQKNLSERGILLEVSEAAKEFIVSNNYDSALGARPIRRSIQNLVEDEIAEGLLLGIYKDFSTISIDVENNKLKFTSEALPS